In the Harmonia axyridis chromosome 3, icHarAxyr1.1, whole genome shotgun sequence genome, one interval contains:
- the LOC123676450 gene encoding zinc finger RNA-binding protein isoform X14, with product MATNNYFGFTHGGTQYSAQATGAAYQAASQAGYAVAAPATAAAAATYGTQRPAGYDTAAYQAAAAAAAPGATYAAVSTGATPAYEYGYATMYVAQQTGAAANQQKAVGWQGYKKGGAGGIKNMRMKAPPKPQQLHYCDVCKISCAGPQTYREHLEGQKHKKREAATKMTASVAVTSQNRAGNSLRCQLCDVTCTGNDAYAAHIRGAKHQKVVLLHTKLGKPIPPQEPEVIGGARKSATTAPKINFVQSGGLGMPAGNGENKDDQEAEEVPEPDIQPVGQDYIEEIKSEDGKQVISFNCKLCECRFNDPNAKEMHMKGRRHRLQYKKKVDPQLVVDVKPSLKQRRIQEEKARRIAIREEMWTRRHYNNMQGDEEDRMYWEDRRRYEEEYMVMYGHGNMPFPRGRVYPGGAPPPGIPMRRAESSDDRHVMARHTEIYPKEEELQAIQRIVSHTERALKMVSDQLAEDKPNDSTTVKTEGVKIEVDTKSADTQQKEDGRDNQLFSFQQNRDANRMLKGVMRVGHLAKGLLLRGDNKVELVVLCDDKPTLTLLRKVVALLPGFLKEVAPEVAYTVTINAAEAGLTVTGDNLTVLVQLTSPVMRDQEAASGGLDRDVLARGKCLQALAALRHTKWFQARALGLHSCVVIIRILRDLCQRVPTWQPLSSWAMELLAEKVISSVPGSAQLSPGDALRRVMEAVASGLLLPGGPGLGDPCEKDNPDAASALTVQQREDLTCSSQYALRLIAYRQIYKVLGMDPLPAPQKVFRRDRSARKRRRSGGEQEGSESDSGKLIKTDLNDSAKETDK from the exons ATGGCCACGAATAATTATTTTGGATTTACACATGGTGGAACCCAATATAG TGCCCAAGCTACAGGTGCTGCATACCAGGCTGCCAGTCAGGCAGGATATGCTGTAGCTGCTCCTGCTACAGCTGCTGCAGCAGCCACCTATGGTACTCAGAGACCAGCAGGTTATGACACAGCGGCTTACCAGGCTGCTGCAGCTGCTGCTGCCCCTGGTGCCACTTACGCAGCTGTAAGCACAGGTGCAACACCAGCGTATGAATACGGTTACG CTACCATGTACGTTGCACAACAGACCGGTGCTGCAGCCAATCAGCAGAAGGCAGTTGGATGGCAAGGTTATAAGAAGGGAGGAGCCGGTGGTATCAAAAACATGCGCATGAAGGCCCCGCCCAAACCACAGCAACTACACTATTGCGACGTGTGTAAGATAAG TTGCGCAGGACCACAAACTTATCGTGAACACTTGGAAGGTCAGAAGCACAAGAAACGTGAAGCTGCCACAAAAATGACTGCATCAGTTGCCGTGACAAGTCAAAATCGAGCAGGAAATTCACTCAGATGTCAGTTATGTGACGTGACTTGTACTG GAAACGATGCTTATGCTGCCCACATCAGAGGTGCCAAACATCAGAAGGTTGTGTTGCTGCATACGAAACTGGGAAAGCCCATACCCCCCCAAGAGCCAGAGGTAATAGGAGGTGCTCGTAAGTCTGCCACAACTGCTCCAAAGATAAACTTTGTGCAATCAGGCGGTCTGGGCATGCCCGCAGGTAATGGTGAAAATAAAGACGACCAAGAGGCAGAGGAAGTCCCGGAACCGGATATTCAACCAGTAGGTCAGGACTACATTGAGGAGATCAAGAGCGAGGATGGAAAG CAGGTGATCAGCTTCAATTGCAAACTTTGCGAATGCCGTTTCAATGACCCCAATGCCAAAGAGATGCACATGAAGGGCAGACGTCATAGACTGCAGTACAAAAAGAAAGTGGATCCCCAGCTTGTTGTCGATGTGAAGCCCTCTTTGAAACAAAgaagaattcaagaagaaaaggCACGTAGAATC GCTATAAGAGAAGAAATGTGGACGAGACGTCATTATAACAATATGCAAGGCGACGAAGAAGATAGGATGTATTGGGAAGACCGTAGGCGTTACGAAGAGGAATACATGGTAATGTATGGACACGGAAACATGCCCTTCCCCAGAGGAAGAGTCTACCCAGGTGGAGCGCCACCTCCC ggCATACCGATGAGAAGAGCCGAATCGAGCGATGACAGGCACGTGATGGCCAGACACACTGAAATTTACCCGAAAGAAGAAGAACTACAAGCCATTCAACGGATCGTCTCTCACACCGAAAGGGCCCTCAAGATGGTGAGTGATCAGTTGGCCGAAGACAAACCAAACGATTCTACAACTGTGAAAACTGAAGGCGTCAAAATCGAGGTGGACACCAAATCTGCAGACACTCAACAGAAAGAAGACGGCCGTGATAATCAGtt GTTTTCGTTCCAACAGAACCGCGACGCAAACAGGATGCTAAAGGGTGTAATGCGCGTGGGTCATTTGGCCAAAGGTCTATTGCTGCGTGGTGACAACAAGGTCGAACTGGTCGTTCTTTGTGATGACAAACCCACCCTAACCCTTCTGAGAAAGGTCGTCGCACTGTTGCCTGGTTTCTTGAAGGAAGTCGCGCCAGAGGTTGCTTACACAGTAACCATTAACGCTGCCGAGGCAGGTTTAACAGTTACAGGAGACAATCTAACCGTGCTCGTTCAATTGACTAGCCCCGTCATGAGGGACCAAG AAGCTGCGAGCGGCGGGTTGGACCGGGATGTTCTAGCACGTGGCAAATGTCTCCAGGCGCTGGCAGCCCTCAGACATACCAAATGGTTCCAG GCACGAGCCTTGGGTCTACACTCCTGTGTAGTTATTATACGTATCTTGAGGGATTTGTGTCAAAGAGTTCCCACATGGCAGCCATTAAGCTCTTGG gcTATGGAATTGCTAGctgaaaaagttatttcatCTGTACCCGGATCAGCTCAACTGTCTCCTGGAGATGCTTTAAGAAGAGTCATGGAAGCCGTTGCCAGCGGCCTTCTATTACCTGGAGGACCTGGATTGGGTGACCCTTGCGAGAAAGATAATCCAGATGCAGCTTCTGCTCTGACTGTTCAACAAAGGGAAGATCTGACATGTTCGTCGCAGTATGCTCTCAGGTTGATTGCCTACAGGCAAATTTATAAG gTTTTGGGAATGGATCCTCTACCTGCACCACAGAAAGTATTTAGAAGAGATAGATCAGCACGCAAACGACGTCGCTCTGGAGGAGAACAAGAAGGTTCAGAAA gtgaTAGTGGAAAATTAATCAAGACAGATTTAAATGATTCAGCAAAGGAAACTGATAAATGA
- the LOC123676450 gene encoding zinc finger RNA-binding protein isoform X15 translates to MATNNYFGFTHGGTQYSAQATGAAYQAASQAGYAVAAPATAAAAATYGTQRPAGYDTAAYQAAAAAAAPGATYAAVSTGATPAYEYGYATMYVAQQTGAAANQQKAVGWQGYKKGGAGGIKNMRMKAPPKPQQLHYCDVCKISCAGPQTYREHLEGQKHKKREAATKMTASVAVTSQNRAGNSLRCQLCDVTCTGNDAYAAHIRGAKHQKVVLLHTKLGKPIPPQEPEVIGGARKSATTAPKINFVQSGGLGMPAGNGENKDDQEAEEVPEPDIQPVGQDYIEEIKSEDGKVISFNCKLCECRFNDPNAKEMHMKGRRHRLQYKKKVDPQLVVDVKPSLKQRRIQEEKARRIAIREEMWTRRHYNNMQGDEEDRMYWEDRRRYEEEYMVMYGHGNMPFPRGRVYPGGAPPPGIPMRRAESSDDRHVMARHTEIYPKEEELQAIQRIVSHTERALKMVSDQLAEDKPNDSTTVKTEGVKIEVDTKSADTQQKEDGRDNQLFSFQQNRDANRMLKGVMRVGHLAKGLLLRGDNKVELVVLCDDKPTLTLLRKVVALLPGFLKEVAPEVAYTVTINAAEAGLTVTGDNLTVLVQLTSPVMRDQEAASGGLDRDVLARGKCLQALAALRHTKWFQARALGLHSCVVIIRILRDLCQRVPTWQPLSSWAMELLAEKVISSVPGSAQLSPGDALRRVMEAVASGLLLPGGPGLGDPCEKDNPDAASALTVQQREDLTCSSQYALRLIAYRQIYKVLGMDPLPAPQKVFRRDRSARKRRRSGGEQEGSESDSGKLIKTDLNDSAKETDK, encoded by the exons ATGGCCACGAATAATTATTTTGGATTTACACATGGTGGAACCCAATATAG TGCCCAAGCTACAGGTGCTGCATACCAGGCTGCCAGTCAGGCAGGATATGCTGTAGCTGCTCCTGCTACAGCTGCTGCAGCAGCCACCTATGGTACTCAGAGACCAGCAGGTTATGACACAGCGGCTTACCAGGCTGCTGCAGCTGCTGCTGCCCCTGGTGCCACTTACGCAGCTGTAAGCACAGGTGCAACACCAGCGTATGAATACGGTTACG CTACCATGTACGTTGCACAACAGACCGGTGCTGCAGCCAATCAGCAGAAGGCAGTTGGATGGCAAGGTTATAAGAAGGGAGGAGCCGGTGGTATCAAAAACATGCGCATGAAGGCCCCGCCCAAACCACAGCAACTACACTATTGCGACGTGTGTAAGATAAG TTGCGCAGGACCACAAACTTATCGTGAACACTTGGAAGGTCAGAAGCACAAGAAACGTGAAGCTGCCACAAAAATGACTGCATCAGTTGCCGTGACAAGTCAAAATCGAGCAGGAAATTCACTCAGATGTCAGTTATGTGACGTGACTTGTACTG GAAACGATGCTTATGCTGCCCACATCAGAGGTGCCAAACATCAGAAGGTTGTGTTGCTGCATACGAAACTGGGAAAGCCCATACCCCCCCAAGAGCCAGAGGTAATAGGAGGTGCTCGTAAGTCTGCCACAACTGCTCCAAAGATAAACTTTGTGCAATCAGGCGGTCTGGGCATGCCCGCAGGTAATGGTGAAAATAAAGACGACCAAGAGGCAGAGGAAGTCCCGGAACCGGATATTCAACCAGTAGGTCAGGACTACATTGAGGAGATCAAGAGCGAGGATGGAAAG GTGATCAGCTTCAATTGCAAACTTTGCGAATGCCGTTTCAATGACCCCAATGCCAAAGAGATGCACATGAAGGGCAGACGTCATAGACTGCAGTACAAAAAGAAAGTGGATCCCCAGCTTGTTGTCGATGTGAAGCCCTCTTTGAAACAAAgaagaattcaagaagaaaaggCACGTAGAATC GCTATAAGAGAAGAAATGTGGACGAGACGTCATTATAACAATATGCAAGGCGACGAAGAAGATAGGATGTATTGGGAAGACCGTAGGCGTTACGAAGAGGAATACATGGTAATGTATGGACACGGAAACATGCCCTTCCCCAGAGGAAGAGTCTACCCAGGTGGAGCGCCACCTCCC ggCATACCGATGAGAAGAGCCGAATCGAGCGATGACAGGCACGTGATGGCCAGACACACTGAAATTTACCCGAAAGAAGAAGAACTACAAGCCATTCAACGGATCGTCTCTCACACCGAAAGGGCCCTCAAGATGGTGAGTGATCAGTTGGCCGAAGACAAACCAAACGATTCTACAACTGTGAAAACTGAAGGCGTCAAAATCGAGGTGGACACCAAATCTGCAGACACTCAACAGAAAGAAGACGGCCGTGATAATCAGtt GTTTTCGTTCCAACAGAACCGCGACGCAAACAGGATGCTAAAGGGTGTAATGCGCGTGGGTCATTTGGCCAAAGGTCTATTGCTGCGTGGTGACAACAAGGTCGAACTGGTCGTTCTTTGTGATGACAAACCCACCCTAACCCTTCTGAGAAAGGTCGTCGCACTGTTGCCTGGTTTCTTGAAGGAAGTCGCGCCAGAGGTTGCTTACACAGTAACCATTAACGCTGCCGAGGCAGGTTTAACAGTTACAGGAGACAATCTAACCGTGCTCGTTCAATTGACTAGCCCCGTCATGAGGGACCAAG AAGCTGCGAGCGGCGGGTTGGACCGGGATGTTCTAGCACGTGGCAAATGTCTCCAGGCGCTGGCAGCCCTCAGACATACCAAATGGTTCCAG GCACGAGCCTTGGGTCTACACTCCTGTGTAGTTATTATACGTATCTTGAGGGATTTGTGTCAAAGAGTTCCCACATGGCAGCCATTAAGCTCTTGG gcTATGGAATTGCTAGctgaaaaagttatttcatCTGTACCCGGATCAGCTCAACTGTCTCCTGGAGATGCTTTAAGAAGAGTCATGGAAGCCGTTGCCAGCGGCCTTCTATTACCTGGAGGACCTGGATTGGGTGACCCTTGCGAGAAAGATAATCCAGATGCAGCTTCTGCTCTGACTGTTCAACAAAGGGAAGATCTGACATGTTCGTCGCAGTATGCTCTCAGGTTGATTGCCTACAGGCAAATTTATAAG gTTTTGGGAATGGATCCTCTACCTGCACCACAGAAAGTATTTAGAAGAGATAGATCAGCACGCAAACGACGTCGCTCTGGAGGAGAACAAGAAGGTTCAGAAA gtgaTAGTGGAAAATTAATCAAGACAGATTTAAATGATTCAGCAAAGGAAACTGATAAATGA
- the LOC123676450 gene encoding zinc finger RNA-binding protein 2 isoform X12, translating to MATNNYFGFTHGGTQYSAQATGAAYQAASQAGYAVAAPATAAAAATYGTQRPAGYDTAAYQAAAAAAAPGATYAAVSTGATPAYEYGYGYDQTAAAKTATYATTYTQRPATAQPQAQAATAVAAKPAQYTGSYQANPAGYQATYSAQTTIAAQPTTQAKRYDAALYSAATMYVAQQTGAAANQQKAVGWQGYKKGGAGGIKNMRMKAPPKPQQLHYCDVCKISCAGPQTYREHLEGQKHKKREAATKMTASVAVTSQNRAGNSLRCQLCDVTCTGNDAYAAHIRGAKHQKVVLLHTKLGKPIPPQEPEVIGGARNGENKDDQEAEEVPEPDIQPVGQDYIEEIKSEDGKVISFNCKLCECRFNDPNAKEMHMKGRRHRLQYKKKVDPQLVVDVKPSLKQRRIQEEKARRIAIREEMWTRRHYNNMQGDEEDRMYWEDRRRYEEEYMVMYGHGNMPFPRGRVYPGGAPPPGIPMRRAESSDDRHVMARHTEIYPKEEELQAIQRIVSHTERALKMVSDQLAEDKPNDSTTVKTEGVKIEVDTKSADTQQKEDGRDNQLFSFQQNRDANRMLKGVMRVGHLAKGLLLRGDNKVELVVLCDDKPTLTLLRKVVALLPGFLKEVAPEVAYTVTINAAEAGLTVTGDNLTVLVQLTSPVMRDQEAASGGLDRDVLARGKCLQALAALRHTKWFQARALGLHSCVVIIRILRDLCQRVPTWQPLSSWAMELLAEKVISSVPGSAQLSPGDALRRVMEAVASGLLLPGGPGLGDPCEKDNPDAASALTVQQREDLTCSSQYALRLIAYRQIYKVLGMDPLPAPQKVFRRDRSARKRRRSGGEQEGSESDSGKLIKTDLNDSAKETDK from the exons ATGGCCACGAATAATTATTTTGGATTTACACATGGTGGAACCCAATATAG TGCCCAAGCTACAGGTGCTGCATACCAGGCTGCCAGTCAGGCAGGATATGCTGTAGCTGCTCCTGCTACAGCTGCTGCAGCAGCCACCTATGGTACTCAGAGACCAGCAGGTTATGACACAGCGGCTTACCAGGCTGCTGCAGCTGCTGCTGCCCCTGGTGCCACTTACGCAGCTGTAAGCACAGGTGCAACACCAGCGTATGAATACGGTTACG GTTACGATCAGACTGCCGCAGCAAAAACTGCAACATATGCTACTACTTATACGCAGAGGCCTGCAACTGCTCAACCTCAAGCACAGGCAGCC ACTGCTGTCGCTGCTAAACCTGCTCAATACACCGGATCCTACCAAGCGAATCCTGCAGGTTACCAGGCCACTTACTCGGCTCAAACCACAATAGCGGCCCAGCCAACTACACAAGCAAAAC GATACGACGCGGCTCTTTATTCTGCAGCTACCATGTACGTTGCACAACAGACCGGTGCTGCAGCCAATCAGCAGAAGGCAGTTGGATGGCAAGGTTATAAGAAGGGAGGAGCCGGTGGTATCAAAAACATGCGCATGAAGGCCCCGCCCAAACCACAGCAACTACACTATTGCGACGTGTGTAAGATAAG TTGCGCAGGACCACAAACTTATCGTGAACACTTGGAAGGTCAGAAGCACAAGAAACGTGAAGCTGCCACAAAAATGACTGCATCAGTTGCCGTGACAAGTCAAAATCGAGCAGGAAATTCACTCAGATGTCAGTTATGTGACGTGACTTGTACTG GAAACGATGCTTATGCTGCCCACATCAGAGGTGCCAAACATCAGAAGGTTGTGTTGCTGCATACGAAACTGGGAAAGCCCATACCCCCCCAAGAGCCAGAGGTAATAGGAGGTGCTC GTAATGGTGAAAATAAAGACGACCAAGAGGCAGAGGAAGTCCCGGAACCGGATATTCAACCAGTAGGTCAGGACTACATTGAGGAGATCAAGAGCGAGGATGGAAAG GTGATCAGCTTCAATTGCAAACTTTGCGAATGCCGTTTCAATGACCCCAATGCCAAAGAGATGCACATGAAGGGCAGACGTCATAGACTGCAGTACAAAAAGAAAGTGGATCCCCAGCTTGTTGTCGATGTGAAGCCCTCTTTGAAACAAAgaagaattcaagaagaaaaggCACGTAGAATC GCTATAAGAGAAGAAATGTGGACGAGACGTCATTATAACAATATGCAAGGCGACGAAGAAGATAGGATGTATTGGGAAGACCGTAGGCGTTACGAAGAGGAATACATGGTAATGTATGGACACGGAAACATGCCCTTCCCCAGAGGAAGAGTCTACCCAGGTGGAGCGCCACCTCCC ggCATACCGATGAGAAGAGCCGAATCGAGCGATGACAGGCACGTGATGGCCAGACACACTGAAATTTACCCGAAAGAAGAAGAACTACAAGCCATTCAACGGATCGTCTCTCACACCGAAAGGGCCCTCAAGATGGTGAGTGATCAGTTGGCCGAAGACAAACCAAACGATTCTACAACTGTGAAAACTGAAGGCGTCAAAATCGAGGTGGACACCAAATCTGCAGACACTCAACAGAAAGAAGACGGCCGTGATAATCAGtt GTTTTCGTTCCAACAGAACCGCGACGCAAACAGGATGCTAAAGGGTGTAATGCGCGTGGGTCATTTGGCCAAAGGTCTATTGCTGCGTGGTGACAACAAGGTCGAACTGGTCGTTCTTTGTGATGACAAACCCACCCTAACCCTTCTGAGAAAGGTCGTCGCACTGTTGCCTGGTTTCTTGAAGGAAGTCGCGCCAGAGGTTGCTTACACAGTAACCATTAACGCTGCCGAGGCAGGTTTAACAGTTACAGGAGACAATCTAACCGTGCTCGTTCAATTGACTAGCCCCGTCATGAGGGACCAAG AAGCTGCGAGCGGCGGGTTGGACCGGGATGTTCTAGCACGTGGCAAATGTCTCCAGGCGCTGGCAGCCCTCAGACATACCAAATGGTTCCAG GCACGAGCCTTGGGTCTACACTCCTGTGTAGTTATTATACGTATCTTGAGGGATTTGTGTCAAAGAGTTCCCACATGGCAGCCATTAAGCTCTTGG gcTATGGAATTGCTAGctgaaaaagttatttcatCTGTACCCGGATCAGCTCAACTGTCTCCTGGAGATGCTTTAAGAAGAGTCATGGAAGCCGTTGCCAGCGGCCTTCTATTACCTGGAGGACCTGGATTGGGTGACCCTTGCGAGAAAGATAATCCAGATGCAGCTTCTGCTCTGACTGTTCAACAAAGGGAAGATCTGACATGTTCGTCGCAGTATGCTCTCAGGTTGATTGCCTACAGGCAAATTTATAAG gTTTTGGGAATGGATCCTCTACCTGCACCACAGAAAGTATTTAGAAGAGATAGATCAGCACGCAAACGACGTCGCTCTGGAGGAGAACAAGAAGGTTCAGAAA gtgaTAGTGGAAAATTAATCAAGACAGATTTAAATGATTCAGCAAAGGAAACTGATAAATGA
- the LOC123676450 gene encoding zinc finger RNA-binding protein isoform X16, translating into MATNNYFGFTHGGTQYSAQATGAAYQAASQAGYAVAAPATAAAAATYGTQRPAGYDTAAYQAAAAAAAPGATYAAVSTGATPAYEYGYATMYVAQQTGAAANQQKAVGWQGYKKGGAGGIKNMRMKAPPKPQQLHYCDVCKISCAGPQTYREHLEGQKHKKREAATKMTASVAVTSQNRAGNSLRCQLCDVTCTGNDAYAAHIRGAKHQKVVLLHTKLGKPIPPQEPEVIGGARNGENKDDQEAEEVPEPDIQPVGQDYIEEIKSEDGKVISFNCKLCECRFNDPNAKEMHMKGRRHRLQYKKKVDPQLVVDVKPSLKQRRIQEEKARRIAIREEMWTRRHYNNMQGDEEDRMYWEDRRRYEEEYMVMYGHGNMPFPRGRVYPGGAPPPGIPMRRAESSDDRHVMARHTEIYPKEEELQAIQRIVSHTERALKMVSDQLAEDKPNDSTTVKTEGVKIEVDTKSADTQQKEDGRDNQLFSFQQNRDANRMLKGVMRVGHLAKGLLLRGDNKVELVVLCDDKPTLTLLRKVVALLPGFLKEVAPEVAYTVTINAAEAGLTVTGDNLTVLVQLTSPVMRDQEAASGGLDRDVLARGKCLQALAALRHTKWFQARALGLHSCVVIIRILRDLCQRVPTWQPLSSWAMELLAEKVISSVPGSAQLSPGDALRRVMEAVASGLLLPGGPGLGDPCEKDNPDAASALTVQQREDLTCSSQYALRLIAYRQIYKVLGMDPLPAPQKVFRRDRSARKRRRSGGEQEGSESDSGKLIKTDLNDSAKETDK; encoded by the exons ATGGCCACGAATAATTATTTTGGATTTACACATGGTGGAACCCAATATAG TGCCCAAGCTACAGGTGCTGCATACCAGGCTGCCAGTCAGGCAGGATATGCTGTAGCTGCTCCTGCTACAGCTGCTGCAGCAGCCACCTATGGTACTCAGAGACCAGCAGGTTATGACACAGCGGCTTACCAGGCTGCTGCAGCTGCTGCTGCCCCTGGTGCCACTTACGCAGCTGTAAGCACAGGTGCAACACCAGCGTATGAATACGGTTACG CTACCATGTACGTTGCACAACAGACCGGTGCTGCAGCCAATCAGCAGAAGGCAGTTGGATGGCAAGGTTATAAGAAGGGAGGAGCCGGTGGTATCAAAAACATGCGCATGAAGGCCCCGCCCAAACCACAGCAACTACACTATTGCGACGTGTGTAAGATAAG TTGCGCAGGACCACAAACTTATCGTGAACACTTGGAAGGTCAGAAGCACAAGAAACGTGAAGCTGCCACAAAAATGACTGCATCAGTTGCCGTGACAAGTCAAAATCGAGCAGGAAATTCACTCAGATGTCAGTTATGTGACGTGACTTGTACTG GAAACGATGCTTATGCTGCCCACATCAGAGGTGCCAAACATCAGAAGGTTGTGTTGCTGCATACGAAACTGGGAAAGCCCATACCCCCCCAAGAGCCAGAGGTAATAGGAGGTGCTC GTAATGGTGAAAATAAAGACGACCAAGAGGCAGAGGAAGTCCCGGAACCGGATATTCAACCAGTAGGTCAGGACTACATTGAGGAGATCAAGAGCGAGGATGGAAAG GTGATCAGCTTCAATTGCAAACTTTGCGAATGCCGTTTCAATGACCCCAATGCCAAAGAGATGCACATGAAGGGCAGACGTCATAGACTGCAGTACAAAAAGAAAGTGGATCCCCAGCTTGTTGTCGATGTGAAGCCCTCTTTGAAACAAAgaagaattcaagaagaaaaggCACGTAGAATC GCTATAAGAGAAGAAATGTGGACGAGACGTCATTATAACAATATGCAAGGCGACGAAGAAGATAGGATGTATTGGGAAGACCGTAGGCGTTACGAAGAGGAATACATGGTAATGTATGGACACGGAAACATGCCCTTCCCCAGAGGAAGAGTCTACCCAGGTGGAGCGCCACCTCCC ggCATACCGATGAGAAGAGCCGAATCGAGCGATGACAGGCACGTGATGGCCAGACACACTGAAATTTACCCGAAAGAAGAAGAACTACAAGCCATTCAACGGATCGTCTCTCACACCGAAAGGGCCCTCAAGATGGTGAGTGATCAGTTGGCCGAAGACAAACCAAACGATTCTACAACTGTGAAAACTGAAGGCGTCAAAATCGAGGTGGACACCAAATCTGCAGACACTCAACAGAAAGAAGACGGCCGTGATAATCAGtt GTTTTCGTTCCAACAGAACCGCGACGCAAACAGGATGCTAAAGGGTGTAATGCGCGTGGGTCATTTGGCCAAAGGTCTATTGCTGCGTGGTGACAACAAGGTCGAACTGGTCGTTCTTTGTGATGACAAACCCACCCTAACCCTTCTGAGAAAGGTCGTCGCACTGTTGCCTGGTTTCTTGAAGGAAGTCGCGCCAGAGGTTGCTTACACAGTAACCATTAACGCTGCCGAGGCAGGTTTAACAGTTACAGGAGACAATCTAACCGTGCTCGTTCAATTGACTAGCCCCGTCATGAGGGACCAAG AAGCTGCGAGCGGCGGGTTGGACCGGGATGTTCTAGCACGTGGCAAATGTCTCCAGGCGCTGGCAGCCCTCAGACATACCAAATGGTTCCAG GCACGAGCCTTGGGTCTACACTCCTGTGTAGTTATTATACGTATCTTGAGGGATTTGTGTCAAAGAGTTCCCACATGGCAGCCATTAAGCTCTTGG gcTATGGAATTGCTAGctgaaaaagttatttcatCTGTACCCGGATCAGCTCAACTGTCTCCTGGAGATGCTTTAAGAAGAGTCATGGAAGCCGTTGCCAGCGGCCTTCTATTACCTGGAGGACCTGGATTGGGTGACCCTTGCGAGAAAGATAATCCAGATGCAGCTTCTGCTCTGACTGTTCAACAAAGGGAAGATCTGACATGTTCGTCGCAGTATGCTCTCAGGTTGATTGCCTACAGGCAAATTTATAAG gTTTTGGGAATGGATCCTCTACCTGCACCACAGAAAGTATTTAGAAGAGATAGATCAGCACGCAAACGACGTCGCTCTGGAGGAGAACAAGAAGGTTCAGAAA gtgaTAGTGGAAAATTAATCAAGACAGATTTAAATGATTCAGCAAAGGAAACTGATAAATGA